Proteins co-encoded in one Christiangramia fulva genomic window:
- the kbl gene encoding glycine C-acetyltransferase encodes MYGAIKEHLQKEIEEIKEAGLYKKERIITSPQGAVIKISTGQEVINFCANNYLGLSSHPEVIQAAKDTLDTHGFGMSSVRFICGTQDIHKELEKKIAEFYRTEDTILYAAAFDANGGIFEPLFTAEDAIISDSLNHASIIDGVRLCKAARYRYENGNMADLEKQLQAADENGARFKIIVTDGVFSMDGLVAPLDKICDLADKYDALVMIDECHATGFIGENGIGTLEEKKVLDRIDIITGTLGKALGGAMGGYTTAKKEIIEILRQRSRPYLFSNSLAPAIVGASIKVFDMLKTDSSLRNKLKENTAYFKKGIKDAGFEIIDGQAAIVPVMLHDAKLSQQMADMLLEEGIYVIGFFYPVVPKGKARIRVQLSAAHEKEHLDKAIEAFKKVGRELKVIS; translated from the coding sequence ATGTACGGAGCAATAAAAGAACATTTACAAAAGGAAATTGAAGAAATTAAAGAGGCTGGCCTCTATAAAAAAGAAAGGATTATAACGAGTCCGCAAGGCGCTGTGATCAAAATTTCCACCGGACAGGAAGTGATCAATTTCTGCGCGAATAACTACCTGGGGCTTTCTTCTCATCCTGAAGTAATCCAGGCAGCAAAAGACACCCTGGACACTCATGGATTCGGAATGTCCAGCGTGAGATTTATCTGCGGAACACAGGATATTCATAAAGAACTGGAAAAAAAGATCGCCGAATTTTACCGCACTGAGGATACCATCCTTTACGCGGCGGCTTTTGATGCGAACGGAGGAATTTTCGAACCTTTATTTACCGCTGAAGACGCCATCATTTCCGATTCCCTGAACCATGCATCTATTATCGATGGAGTGCGTCTCTGTAAAGCTGCAAGATACAGGTATGAAAATGGGAATATGGCCGATCTGGAAAAGCAATTACAGGCAGCCGATGAAAATGGCGCCCGATTTAAAATTATTGTAACCGATGGCGTTTTTTCTATGGATGGTCTGGTAGCGCCACTAGATAAAATTTGTGATCTCGCTGATAAATATGACGCTTTGGTAATGATTGATGAATGCCATGCAACAGGATTTATAGGGGAAAATGGTATTGGTACTCTTGAGGAAAAGAAAGTGCTTGATCGAATAGATATAATCACCGGTACATTAGGAAAGGCATTAGGTGGAGCTATGGGGGGTTATACTACTGCAAAAAAGGAAATTATAGAGATTTTAAGGCAGCGTTCAAGACCTTATCTTTTTTCCAATTCTCTGGCACCGGCAATTGTTGGTGCTTCAATTAAGGTTTTTGATATGCTAAAAACAGATAGTAGCCTTCGGAATAAACTGAAGGAGAATACGGCTTATTTTAAAAAAGGAATCAAAGATGCAGGATTTGAGATCATTGATGGACAGGCAGCCATTGTTCCGGTAATGCTGCATGATGCAAAGCTCTCGCAACAAATGGCCGACATGTTACTGGAAGAAGGGATCTACGTTATCGGGTTCTTTTATCCGGTTGTTCCCAAAGGAAAAGCAAGGATAAGAGTGCAACTTTCGGCTGCACACGAAAAAGAACATCTTGACAAAGCAATAGAGGCATTTAAAAAGGTTGGGCGAGAACTTAAAGTAATTTCATAA
- a CDS encoding OmpA family protein, translating into MKHLSKIVLALFLIAGYTSVQAQDANNPWAITIGANAVDFYPTGGDAPLGGNFEDYFNTNDHWNILPALSKIAVSRYIGAGFVGELSGTINKIDKYGDQSLSDLSYYSADLSLDYSLRALLNDGWFDPYLGVGGGYTWIGESSAGSNISNLDAATLNGQLGFNFWFSDNLALTIESKYKHIFDTDNASHFQHSAGIKFVFGGTDTDGDGIYDKDDECPEEPGLAEFNGCPDSDGDGIEDRKDACPNEAGLAEFNGCPDSDGDGIADPDDECPNEAGIAAMNGCPDADGDGVKDSEDNCPDEAGPADNNGCPWPDSDGDGVLDKDDECPEQAGPASTNGCPEPTAEVMKELNEYSKTVLFDFNKATIRKESEDALQSIVDIMKEYPQTVFHIEGHTDSVGSDSYNMKLSRERAASVKQWLQQHGVPSNRLTSEGYGETQPIATNSTAAGRQENRRVEISLDKDKEMKDSATKKNM; encoded by the coding sequence ATGAAACATCTTAGCAAAATTGTATTAGCTCTATTTCTTATAGCAGGCTATACTTCTGTACAGGCACAGGATGCAAATAATCCCTGGGCCATTACTATAGGAGCTAATGCTGTAGATTTCTATCCAACAGGAGGAGACGCCCCTCTTGGCGGTAACTTTGAAGATTACTTTAATACTAATGATCATTGGAACATTTTACCTGCCTTATCTAAAATTGCGGTATCACGTTATATTGGTGCCGGATTTGTTGGAGAATTATCTGGAACCATAAATAAAATTGACAAATATGGCGACCAATCACTCTCAGATCTTTCTTATTACAGCGCAGATTTATCTCTCGATTATAGCTTAAGAGCACTTTTAAACGATGGATGGTTTGATCCTTATCTTGGTGTTGGCGGAGGTTATACCTGGATTGGAGAAAGTAGTGCTGGAAGTAATATTTCAAATCTTGATGCCGCAACTTTAAATGGTCAATTAGGGTTTAATTTCTGGTTTTCAGATAACCTTGCCTTAACTATTGAATCAAAATACAAACACATTTTTGATACCGATAATGCCTCTCATTTTCAACATTCTGCAGGAATTAAATTTGTTTTTGGTGGAACTGATACCGATGGGGATGGTATTTATGATAAAGACGATGAATGTCCGGAAGAACCAGGTCTTGCAGAGTTTAACGGATGCCCAGATTCTGATGGCGATGGAATTGAAGACCGTAAGGATGCCTGTCCGAACGAAGCTGGTTTAGCTGAATTTAACGGATGTCCGGATTCTGACGGTGATGGAATTGCAGATCCTGACGATGAGTGTCCAAATGAAGCTGGTATCGCCGCAATGAACGGTTGTCCTGATGCTGATGGTGACGGAGTAAAAGATAGCGAAGATAATTGTCCAGATGAAGCTGGTCCTGCAGATAATAACGGATGCCCATGGCCTGATAGTGATGGCGATGGTGTGCTTGACAAAGACGACGAATGTCCAGAACAGGCTGGTCCTGCATCTACAAATGGATGTCCAGAACCAACTGCTGAAGTAATGAAAGAATTGAATGAATATTCAAAAACTGTTCTTTTCGACTTCAACAAAGCAACTATCCGTAAAGAATCTGAAGATGCTCTTCAATCAATCGTGGACATTATGAAAGAATATCCACAAACTGTCTTCCATATAGAAGGTCATACTGATAGTGTTGGTAGTGATTCTTATAATATGAAGCTTTCCAGAGAGCGTGCAGCTTCTGTGAAACAATGGTTGCAACAACATGGAGTACCTTCTAATAGATTGACCTCTGAAGGTTATGGTGAAACACAACCTATCGCTACTAACAGTACTGCTGCTGGTAGACAGGAGAACCGACGTGTGGAAATCTCTTTAGATAAAGACAAAGAGATGAAAGATTCTGCAACAAAGAAAAATATGTAA
- a CDS encoding PD-(D/E)XK nuclease family protein, translating into MPLSEMVFVLPSKRAGAFLLNELAKISETSLFAPEVLSIEEFTEQISELQLIDNTISLFEFYEAYTKITPEGEREDFETFSGWAQNLLHDFNEIDRYLIDYRPFFDYLSGIQDIKHWYLRPERTELIEKYLHFWKKLPEYYETLRENLLENGLAYQGLIYRIAAEKIQQYAKKNNRHFVFIGFNALNSSEQEIIHFLLKKEQAEVFWDLDEIFYNDQSHAASIFIRKYLKDWEYYQNKPFKNFGNQYAKAKNIQITGVPKNIGQAKYIGELLGGFDQTTLENTAVVLGEEELLLPVLNSLPPQLQELNITMGFPVKNSPVNSLFESLFLLHTSGTGNYYYKDVLAITDNPCIQPLLKEYGTQLTREIHSGNLVYLSFDKICGIFSEDLQILINACFKPKKENVPEFLESLQKIIYEIKEDLKSKNDKLGLEFLYHFHRLFNKLQNLTSQYPHIKNLRTLFGFYKELVSTETLDFQGRPFKGLQLMGMLESRALDFETVIISSLNEGVLPAGKSESSFIPYDLKKQEGLPTYLEKDAVYTYHFYRLLQRAKNVYLLYNTEVEGLNSGEKSRFITQLLVEKQEKHHLESQFVSPQVPKFEKQLKEIHKTPEILEKIKSLASSGFSPSALTSYIRNPLDFYVQYILGIRDQEEVEETVAYNTLGTVVHNTLEAFYLPLEGRNLRSEDINSFRRELDKKVSEEFAKTYSPSGLNKGKNLLIYEVARRYIQNFLKFEQQRLLQGDEIQIIQIEKDLRIPLPVEKLDFPVYLRGKVDRYELLNGIPTVIDYKTGKVIEYELAIDEWAEITKDYDKYSKCFQVLTYVNLLAESKDLKFPAEAGIISFKNLKNGFLKFAEKEKGSRKKDSLITQETLAVFREEVKKLICEICDPEIPFIEKEIKKSYGNF; encoded by the coding sequence ATGCCTTTGTCTGAAATGGTTTTTGTCCTTCCCAGTAAAAGGGCGGGAGCATTTCTATTAAACGAACTGGCCAAAATTTCGGAAACCAGCCTTTTCGCACCCGAAGTATTGAGTATTGAAGAATTCACCGAGCAGATTAGTGAACTTCAGCTTATCGATAATACCATTAGCCTGTTTGAGTTTTACGAGGCTTACACAAAAATTACCCCTGAGGGGGAACGCGAAGATTTCGAAACTTTTTCCGGCTGGGCACAGAATCTACTTCATGATTTTAATGAAATTGATCGCTATCTAATAGATTACAGGCCGTTTTTCGATTATTTATCGGGGATACAGGATATAAAACACTGGTATCTACGCCCGGAACGAACCGAATTGATAGAAAAATATCTTCATTTTTGGAAAAAACTTCCCGAGTATTATGAAACTCTTAGGGAAAATCTGCTGGAAAATGGGCTTGCTTACCAGGGATTGATTTACCGCATAGCTGCTGAAAAAATTCAACAATACGCAAAAAAGAATAACCGGCATTTTGTTTTTATAGGTTTTAATGCCCTCAATAGTTCTGAACAGGAAATTATTCATTTCCTCTTAAAAAAAGAACAGGCAGAAGTTTTTTGGGACCTCGATGAAATATTTTATAATGACCAGTCTCATGCTGCTTCCATTTTTATAAGAAAATATCTCAAAGACTGGGAATATTACCAAAACAAGCCATTTAAAAATTTTGGAAATCAATACGCAAAAGCAAAAAATATTCAGATCACGGGAGTGCCTAAAAACATTGGCCAGGCAAAATATATAGGAGAATTACTGGGAGGTTTTGACCAAACTACACTTGAAAATACCGCCGTAGTGCTGGGAGAAGAAGAATTATTGTTACCGGTGTTGAACAGCCTTCCGCCGCAATTACAGGAATTGAATATTACCATGGGATTCCCGGTTAAGAATTCGCCGGTAAATTCCCTATTTGAAAGTCTCTTCTTATTACATACTTCCGGGACAGGAAATTACTATTATAAAGATGTTCTGGCAATTACAGATAATCCCTGTATCCAGCCTCTATTAAAAGAATATGGAACTCAGCTAACCAGGGAAATTCATTCCGGAAATCTTGTATATCTCAGTTTTGATAAAATCTGTGGAATTTTTTCTGAAGATCTCCAAATACTCATAAACGCCTGCTTCAAACCAAAAAAGGAAAATGTACCTGAATTTCTGGAATCACTTCAGAAGATAATTTATGAAATAAAGGAAGACCTGAAAAGCAAAAACGATAAACTTGGACTCGAATTCCTTTATCATTTTCATAGGCTTTTTAATAAACTTCAGAACCTTACTTCACAATACCCCCATATTAAAAATCTGAGGACTCTTTTCGGGTTTTATAAAGAACTTGTTTCTACCGAAACTTTGGATTTTCAGGGCCGCCCTTTTAAAGGTTTGCAGCTGATGGGAATGTTGGAATCACGTGCTCTTGATTTTGAAACAGTGATCATTTCTTCATTAAATGAAGGAGTTTTACCCGCAGGAAAATCTGAAAGTTCTTTTATTCCCTACGATCTAAAAAAGCAGGAAGGTCTTCCCACTTACCTTGAAAAAGACGCGGTTTATACTTATCATTTCTACCGGCTTCTTCAACGTGCAAAAAATGTTTATTTACTATATAACACTGAAGTTGAAGGATTAAATTCCGGAGAAAAAAGCCGATTTATCACCCAGCTTCTGGTCGAAAAGCAGGAGAAGCATCATTTAGAAAGTCAATTTGTGAGTCCGCAGGTTCCAAAATTCGAAAAACAGTTAAAAGAAATTCATAAGACTCCTGAAATCCTTGAAAAAATAAAGTCGCTCGCCTCTTCGGGATTCTCGCCCTCCGCTTTGACTTCTTATATTCGGAATCCTTTAGATTTTTATGTTCAATACATTTTGGGAATCAGAGACCAGGAAGAAGTTGAAGAAACCGTTGCATACAATACCCTCGGGACGGTGGTTCATAACACGCTTGAAGCTTTTTATTTACCGCTGGAAGGAAGAAATCTAAGATCAGAAGATATAAATTCTTTCCGAAGAGAACTTGATAAAAAAGTGAGTGAGGAATTTGCCAAAACTTATAGTCCTTCTGGGCTTAATAAAGGGAAGAATTTGCTCATTTATGAAGTGGCCCGAAGGTATATTCAGAATTTCTTAAAATTTGAACAACAACGCCTTCTGCAAGGTGATGAGATCCAAATTATACAGATAGAAAAAGATCTTCGAATACCTCTTCCAGTAGAAAAACTGGATTTTCCGGTTTATCTTCGCGGCAAAGTAGATCGCTACGAATTACTCAACGGTATTCCCACAGTGATCGATTATAAAACCGGAAAAGTTATAGAATACGAACTCGCCATTGATGAGTGGGCGGAAATAACAAAAGATTATGACAAATACTCCAAATGTTTTCAGGTTTTAACTTATGTGAACTTGCTTGCGGAAAGCAAAGACCTTAAATTCCCGGCCGAAGCCGGAATTATTTCCTTTAAGAATCTAAAAAACGGATTCTTGAAATTTGCTGAAAAAGAGAAGGGAAGCCGCAAAAAAGACAGTCTGATCACTCAGGAAACACTCGCGGTTTTCAGAGAAGAGGTAAAAAAATTAATTTGCGAGATCTGTGATCCCGAAATCCCCTTTATAGAGAAAGAAATTAAAAAAAGCTATGGAAATTTCTAA
- a CDS encoding alpha/beta hydrolase family protein, with translation MEISKEKNIVIDGKRDKPILVDLIFKDNGKPKPVIIFCHGYKGFKDWGAWEIMGERFADEGFFFLKFNFSHNGTTPENPTEFLNIEAFGDNNYTIELDDLQTVIDWILLPNFKFAQQVDVSDINLIGHSRGGGICVIKASEEKRINKLITFASVSDFGSRFPEGKKLEAWEKKGVQYITNSRNKQQLPHHYQFYKNFRENRERLNIKKSAKKLEIPHLIAHGSSDTSVSIGEAGNLFEWSPAPKLLLVENADHVFGTKHPWEKESLPKEFNYVLDKTINFLKTDSKKLWDEYGDSDSDD, from the coding sequence ATGGAAATTTCTAAAGAAAAGAACATCGTCATCGATGGAAAGCGTGATAAACCCATCCTCGTTGATCTAATTTTCAAAGACAATGGGAAACCCAAACCTGTAATTATCTTCTGCCACGGTTATAAAGGTTTTAAAGACTGGGGCGCATGGGAGATCATGGGTGAACGTTTTGCCGACGAAGGTTTCTTTTTTCTGAAGTTCAACTTCAGCCATAACGGCACTACCCCTGAAAATCCTACAGAATTTTTAAATATTGAAGCTTTTGGCGATAATAATTACACTATAGAACTCGATGATCTTCAAACAGTGATCGACTGGATACTTCTTCCCAATTTTAAATTCGCCCAGCAGGTTGATGTAAGCGATATAAACCTCATTGGTCATTCCAGAGGAGGCGGAATTTGTGTAATTAAGGCTTCCGAGGAAAAAAGGATAAATAAACTCATCACCTTCGCTTCGGTATCCGATTTTGGATCGCGCTTTCCGGAAGGTAAAAAGCTCGAGGCCTGGGAGAAAAAAGGAGTGCAGTATATTACCAATTCCCGCAACAAACAGCAACTGCCGCATCATTATCAGTTTTATAAGAACTTCAGGGAGAACCGGGAAAGACTGAATATTAAAAAATCGGCTAAAAAACTGGAAATTCCGCATTTAATTGCCCACGGCAGCAGTGATACCAGTGTTTCTATTGGCGAAGCCGGAAATCTTTTCGAATGGAGCCCCGCTCCCAAATTATTGCTGGTAGAAAACGCCGACCATGTTTTCGGGACGAAACATCCCTGGGAAAAGGAAAGCCTGCCGAAAGAATTCAATTATGTACTTGACAAAACCATTAATTTTTTAAAGACCGATTCTAAAAAATTATGGGATGAATACGGAGATAGTGATTCAGATGATTAG
- a CDS encoding putative metal-binding motif-containing protein, with translation MKNYVFLFLLVFAAVSCQKESIDQMPVENYDASAHVPGKPDKPDKPKDLIVCHYSEEDDSYLILTIPDKALQDHLDHGDVRLDDQDDDGYVPDNECGYGEMGDCDDTNPDLNPETIHYLDSDVDGFGDPENTKKACETPEGYVDNADDCDDHNKLVNPDAEEICDGIDNDCDGAIDEGFDKTTYYYDGDGDGFGVDSADTNIESCASEAPKGYAADPGDCNDDDADAYPGATDLDKDCDPTTCSSPYTYYQDNDGDGFGTSSSIQSCNSQAPEGYAEYDGDCNDGDPTIKPSSTDPDKDCDPNTVAGGGTNSGGGCTNPVTYYYDKDGDGYGNPDISKQACSQPQDYVTNNTDCNDNDSSVHPGATDPAKDCDSSTNPPSDGNGGIIVIL, from the coding sequence ATGAAGAATTATGTGTTTCTTTTTTTATTAGTATTTGCTGCAGTTTCCTGCCAGAAGGAATCCATTGATCAGATGCCTGTTGAAAATTATGATGCATCTGCCCATGTTCCGGGCAAACCAGACAAACCAGACAAACCAAAAGATTTGATTGTTTGCCATTATTCCGAGGAAGATGACAGCTACCTGATTCTCACAATACCAGACAAAGCATTACAGGATCATCTTGATCATGGTGATGTACGCCTGGACGATCAGGATGACGATGGCTATGTGCCCGATAATGAATGCGGCTATGGTGAAATGGGGGATTGTGATGATACAAACCCTGACCTAAATCCTGAGACTATCCATTACCTCGATAGTGATGTAGATGGCTTTGGTGACCCGGAAAATACAAAAAAAGCTTGTGAGACTCCCGAAGGTTATGTTGACAATGCCGATGATTGTGATGACCACAACAAGCTTGTAAACCCTGATGCCGAAGAAATTTGTGATGGCATCGATAATGACTGTGATGGAGCCATTGACGAAGGTTTTGATAAAACCACCTATTATTATGATGGAGACGGCGATGGATTTGGTGTTGATTCAGCAGACACCAATATTGAAAGTTGCGCTTCTGAAGCTCCTAAAGGTTACGCGGCAGATCCAGGGGATTGTAATGACGATGATGCAGACGCATATCCTGGCGCAACAGATCTTGATAAAGACTGTGACCCTACCACGTGTTCAAGTCCATACACCTACTACCAGGACAATGATGGCGATGGCTTTGGCACATCAAGCTCTATACAAAGCTGTAACTCTCAAGCTCCAGAGGGATATGCCGAATATGATGGGGATTGTAATGATGGTGACCCAACCATAAAACCTAGCTCAACAGATCCTGATAAGGATTGTGATCCTAACACTGTTGCCGGAGGGGGTACTAATTCCGGGGGTGGTTGCACCAATCCAGTCACTTACTATTATGACAAAGATGGGGATGGTTACGGTAATCCTGACATTTCAAAACAAGCCTGCTCACAACCGCAGGATTATGTAACAAACAACACAGACTGTAATGATAATGATAGTAGCGTACATCCTGGAGCAACAGATCCTGCAAAAGATTGTGATTCCAGCACTAATCCTCCGAGTGATGGAAATGGGGGAATTATAGTAATACTTTAA
- a CDS encoding MATE family efflux transporter: MDNSTSFKNINRIAIPAIIAGIAEPLISLTDIAVIGNVDEHSIEALAAAGIVGSFLSAIIWIVAQTKTAISAIVSQHLGANRLHAVKTLIPQAIAFNFLFSLVIYAVTAYFARAIFSAYNAEGLILKYSEDYYQIRALGYPLTLVTFAIFGVFRGLQNTLWAMKCSLTGAAVNVALDYLLVYGVEGIIPPMHLKGAAYASLTAQGVMLVMAFWFFFKKTPFHLKLSWNINPRMKGLLLMAANLFVRTAALNFAIYLANAYATDYGKNYIAAQSILMNIWLFFSFFIDGYANAGNAIGGKLLGAKDYKNLWELSKRISKYAVLIALILMAVCAVLYNQIGLIFNKEASVLVLFSSVFWIVLLMQPVNAIAFMFDGIFKGLGEAKYLRNVLLVANFLGFTPALLISDYFGLKLYGIWIAFFVWMLIRSSTLVIYFRRKYLHKDV; the protein is encoded by the coding sequence TTGGATAATTCAACCAGTTTTAAAAATATCAATCGAATTGCTATTCCGGCTATCATCGCGGGTATCGCAGAACCGCTGATCTCCCTTACCGATATTGCCGTAATTGGAAATGTTGACGAGCATTCTATTGAGGCCCTCGCAGCGGCAGGAATTGTTGGTTCCTTTCTTTCAGCCATCATCTGGATCGTAGCGCAGACGAAAACTGCCATTTCAGCGATAGTTTCCCAGCATCTTGGCGCAAATCGCCTTCATGCGGTAAAAACGCTTATTCCCCAGGCAATTGCCTTTAATTTCCTTTTTAGCCTGGTTATCTATGCCGTCACAGCCTATTTTGCACGCGCAATTTTCAGCGCCTATAATGCGGAAGGTCTCATTCTGAAATATTCTGAAGATTACTACCAGATAAGGGCCTTAGGCTATCCGCTTACACTTGTCACTTTTGCCATTTTCGGAGTTTTTCGCGGACTCCAGAATACGCTTTGGGCCATGAAATGCAGCCTCACCGGTGCAGCAGTTAACGTCGCCTTGGACTATTTGCTGGTGTATGGAGTTGAAGGGATCATTCCGCCCATGCACCTCAAAGGTGCTGCTTATGCAAGTCTTACCGCTCAGGGCGTCATGCTGGTAATGGCTTTCTGGTTCTTTTTTAAAAAGACCCCTTTTCACTTAAAACTGAGTTGGAATATAAATCCACGAATGAAAGGACTGCTGCTCATGGCCGCAAACCTCTTTGTTCGAACGGCAGCGCTTAATTTTGCCATTTACCTTGCCAATGCTTACGCGACAGATTATGGGAAAAATTATATCGCCGCCCAGAGCATTTTGATGAATATCTGGCTGTTTTTCAGTTTTTTTATCGATGGTTATGCCAACGCGGGAAACGCCATTGGCGGGAAATTACTGGGTGCGAAAGATTACAAGAATCTTTGGGAATTAAGCAAAAGGATCAGCAAATATGCGGTATTGATCGCATTGATCCTTATGGCTGTTTGTGCAGTTCTTTATAACCAGATTGGCTTAATTTTCAATAAGGAAGCTTCCGTTTTAGTGCTTTTTTCATCAGTTTTCTGGATTGTTCTTCTCATGCAACCCGTGAATGCGATTGCTTTTATGTTCGATGGTATTTTTAAAGGACTGGGCGAAGCAAAATACCTTCGGAATGTGCTTTTAGTTGCTAATTTTCTCGGCTTCACCCCTGCCCTGCTCATTTCAGATTACTTCGGTCTCAAATTATACGGAATTTGGATCGCATTTTTTGTTTGGATGCTTATAAGAAGCAGTACGCTGGTCATTTATTTCCGAAGAAAATATCTGCATAAGGACGTTTAG
- a CDS encoding enoyl-CoA hydratase/isomerase family protein: MMTNREDGSLYTHIENGIATIEFGHPASNSFPAVLLERLEKEISKLSDEDSAKIILLRSEGEKAFCAGASFNELVAIDNMQAGKLFFSGFANVINAMRKCKKLIIGRIQGKTVGGGVGLIAACDYAMATEAAAIKLSELSIGIGPFVIAPAVERKIGVAALAELSLAAHEWKNAYWAQEKGLYAKVLENISELDKELELFTEKLASYNPEALYEMKKVFWQGTYHWSELLLKNAAISGELVLSDFTKKALEKFKK; this comes from the coding sequence ATTATGACCAACCGCGAAGACGGCAGTTTATATACTCATATTGAAAATGGCATTGCCACCATAGAATTCGGCCATCCGGCGAGTAATTCATTTCCAGCCGTTTTACTGGAAAGGCTGGAAAAGGAAATTTCAAAGCTTTCCGATGAAGATTCAGCAAAGATCATTCTCTTAAGATCGGAAGGCGAAAAAGCTTTTTGTGCAGGTGCTTCTTTTAATGAGCTGGTGGCTATCGACAATATGCAGGCGGGAAAACTTTTCTTTTCGGGATTCGCGAATGTGATCAATGCCATGCGGAAATGTAAAAAACTGATCATTGGCAGGATCCAGGGAAAAACTGTTGGCGGTGGCGTAGGCCTTATCGCCGCATGTGATTATGCCATGGCCACAGAAGCAGCAGCGATCAAACTCTCCGAACTAAGTATCGGGATCGGACCTTTTGTTATTGCGCCTGCGGTAGAACGAAAAATTGGTGTTGCCGCACTTGCTGAGCTGAGCCTGGCAGCCCATGAATGGAAAAATGCTTACTGGGCACAGGAAAAAGGATTGTACGCAAAAGTTCTCGAAAATATTTCTGAACTTGATAAAGAGTTAGAATTATTTACCGAAAAACTTGCCTCTTACAATCCAGAAGCTTTATATGAAATGAAAAAGGTCTTCTGGCAAGGAACCTATCACTGGAGTGAGTTACTGTTGAAAAATGCAGCAATTTCAGGTGAACTTGTGCTTTCCGATTTTACCAAAAAGGCACTCGAAAAATTCAAAAAATAG
- a CDS encoding DUF6364 family protein, whose protein sequence is MDKKLTLSLNSNIIESAKHYAKSNNISLSKLIESYLGSLTKKEEKKSEITPLVKSLSGVISIDDDFDEKEEYTQYLIEKYK, encoded by the coding sequence ATGGATAAAAAGCTCACTTTAAGTTTAAACAGTAACATTATTGAATCTGCGAAACATTATGCAAAATCAAATAATATTAGCTTATCAAAATTGATAGAATCATACCTGGGTTCGCTAACAAAAAAAGAAGAGAAAAAAAGCGAGATTACGCCATTGGTTAAAAGCCTAAGCGGAGTTATTTCAATAGATGATGATTTTGATGAAAAAGAAGAATACACTCAATATTTAATCGAGAAATATAAATGA
- a CDS encoding type II toxin-antitoxin system VapC family toxin, whose translation MKRILIDTNIVIDLLSGRKDFYDDAANLFSQADKKQLQLTISSLTFANTNYILTKLKSPKEAREILRKFKVLVEVLSLDDKITELALSDESFSDFEDGLQYYSAIENGVDIIITRNKKDFKNSRLPVLTAREYLATK comes from the coding sequence ATGAAAAGAATATTGATTGACACTAATATTGTCATAGATCTGCTCTCAGGAAGAAAGGATTTTTATGATGATGCGGCAAATTTATTCTCCCAAGCGGATAAAAAACAACTTCAACTTACAATTTCATCTTTAACTTTTGCAAACACTAATTACATTCTTACAAAATTAAAATCTCCAAAAGAAGCACGAGAAATTTTAAGGAAATTCAAGGTGCTGGTAGAAGTTCTTAGTCTTGATGATAAAATAACCGAACTCGCTTTAAGTGACGAAAGTTTTTCTGATTTTGAGGATGGACTGCAATATTATTCTGCAATTGAAAATGGCGTGGATATAATAATCACGAGAAATAAGAAAGATTTTAAAAATTCAAGATTACCTGTACTTACAGCAAGAGAATATTTAGCGACGAAATAA